The following coding sequences lie in one Oncorhynchus kisutch isolate 150728-3 linkage group LG17, Okis_V2, whole genome shotgun sequence genomic window:
- the LOC109908145 gene encoding tumor necrosis factor receptor superfamily member 9: MHLVLRVLCFSLLIPGCLSSTGEIAIGCAQWRTSAGSPDICCESCHPGNRLVTPCGPDPKKLCVPCRNETYTTDTTSFSCRRCTQCVGGALTLKKACTRSKDTECDCKAGLRCGDGHCSFCVQECGKGQEPLPTARSCRNCPVGTFSDQIHEKCKPWRTSCPHPHEHIVALGDAVSDSKCRITNNSIPQVITLPTKRGSEDGTGLGWAITALCGVFIILIILFLVIIINNNNKKKPEKTTHNEPNLIVPTPPTDEPRSLIEVSFHHPQQEQGSSSETLHSQDSETKLLPV; this comes from the exons ATGCATCTGGTACTCAGGGTACTGTGTTTCTCTCTGCTCATACCGGGCTGTCTGAGTAGCACTGGTGAGATAGCGATAGGCTGTGCGCAATGGAGAACCTCTGCTGGTTCTCCGGATATCTGCTGTGAAAGCTGCCATCCAG ggAACCGTCTGGTGACTCCCTGTGGTCCAGACCCGAAAAAGCTGTGTGTTCCCTGTAGGAATGAGACCTACACAACTGACACAACATCATTCTCCTGTCGCAGGTGTACTCAGTGCGTAG GTGGGGCCCTGACCCTTAAGAAGGCCTGTACAAGAAGCAAGGACACAGAGTGTGACTGTAAGGCAGGACTCAGATGTGGTGATGGCCACTGCTCCTTCTGTGTCCAGGAGTGTGGAAAGGGCCAGGAACCTCTTCCCACTGCAC GCTCCTGCCGGAATTGTCCAGTTGGGACCTTCAGTGACCAAATCCATGAGAAGTGTAAGCCTTGGAGAACAAG CTGTCCCCATCCCCATGAACACATTGTGGCCTTGGGAGATGCAGTTAGTGACAGCAAGTGCCGCATTACCAACAATTCCATCCCCCAAGTGATTACCTTACCTACGAAACGGGGCTCTGAAG ATGGCACAGGGCTGGGTTGGGCTATAACGGCCTTGTGTGGAGTCTTTATCATCCTTATTATCTTGTTTCtggtcatcatcatcaacaacaacaacaaaaagaaaccAGAGAAGACAACCCACAATGAGCCAAACCTTATTGTGCCAACTCCTCCTACAG aTGAGCCGAGGAGCCTGATAGAGGTCAGTTTCCACCACCCTCAGCAGGAACAGGGCAGCAGTTCTGAAACACTGCACTCCCAGGACTCTGAGACCAAGCTCCTGCCTGTGTGA